The Planctomycetaceae bacterium genome segment GCTTCAAAAGGTCGCCCATAATTGTCGGCGTATTTATAAAATCTTCAGGAGCGGCATCTATCAACGCCTGCCTGAATTCCAAAATTCCTTTATTTTGATTAGCACAGGTCTGAACACAAACAACGTTCGTCAATTTTAGTTTTTCAATTACATCCTGTCGGACAGGTGCGATATCATATTTATTAAAAACAGCAATAACAGGCGTTTTGCGCTCTTTCAGTTCATCGTAAATGCCCTGCTCAAAACTGCCCCACTGGCCGTTATCGCTTACAATTACGCACAGTTCGGTTCTGTCGAAAACCTGTTTCGTTTTATCGATACGCATCTGCCCCAGAGCGCCGACATCATCAACACCTGCGGTATCGATAAACAGTACCGGCCCAATAGGCAAAAGTTCCATCGGTTTTTCGACAGGGTCGGTAGTCGTGCCTGCGACATCTGAAACAATTGAAACCTGCTGACGTGTAATAGCATTTAATAATGAGGATTTACCGACGTTCCGTCGTCCAAAAATTCCTATATGCAAACGTAATGATTTTGGAGTCGTTGTCATTTATTATCCGGGCTTCCGAGCATTGCAACTTTCTGCGGTGTAATCAAAGCGTCAAATTCCGCTTCGCTCATGATATTTCGTTCAAGAACAATTTTACGAACCGTCTTATTTTCATTTTTTGCCGCAGCGGCTATTTCCTGCGAAGTTTTATATCCGATTTTTTCTACCAGTGCTGTAACTATCGCTGTCGATGTTTCGATGTTTTGTTTACAGCGTTTTTCATTAGCCTCAATTCCGCTTACACAAAACTTCGCGAAAATATCGCACGCATTGGTCAAAAGCTGAATATTCGTCAGTATCGTATCGGCAATCAGCGGCATAAACTGATTCAGCTCAAGATTGCCCGCCGAACAGGCCTGCGTAAGCGCGACATCATTGGCCATTACCATAATCGCCGCCTGCGAAACCGCTTCTGGTATCACAGGATTAACTTTACCGGGCATAATCGAAGAACCTGCCTGTCGTGCCGGCAGAATAATTTCGCCGATGCCGCCGTCCGGCCCGCTGGAAAGAATCCGCAAATCGTTCGAAATTTTCAACAGATTGCTCGCCAGTGCTTTTAAAATTCCGCTTACCTCAACAAAAACATCCGTGTTTTGCGTAGCGTCAATTAAATTTTCCGCCCTGCACACCGGAAGTTTTGCAATATCTTTAAGATGTTCAGCCGCCCTGAAAATAAATTTCCGCGGTGCACCCAATCCTGTTCCAATGGCCGTGCCGCCGAGGTTTACGACTTTAAGCCTTTCGCCGCATTTATAAATCCGCCACCGGTCGCGCCCAATCGCATCGGCATACGCGCTCATTTCTCTGCCGAGCGTTGTCAGCACGGCATCCTGTAATTGCGTTCTGCCGAGTTTGACAATGTGCGCGAATTGCTTTTCCTTCTGCTGAAAAGTTTCGAGCAAAATGACAACCTTTTGTTCAAGTTCCGCAAGCTGCCATAATGCCGCAACTTTTAACGCTGTCGGATAAGTATCGTTTGTTGACTGATGAAGATTAATATCGTCGATTGGCGAAATAATATCATATTCGCCGGCCTTTTTGCCGAGAATAATCAATGCGCGATTGGCCAGCACTTCGTTAACGTTCATATTTGTGCTTGTGCCCGCCCCGCCCTGCAGAGCATCGACTTTTATATACTCATCGAGTTTGCCGGCAAGCATTTCATTGCACGCCTGCTCCATTGCGGAATATTTCGCATCATCGAGTTTTTTCAGTTCATAATTTGTTTTAGCGCACGCAAGCTTGACCGCACCAAACGCAGAAATAAGTTTTTTGTGTACAGGCCGAATCGCAAGAGGAAAATTTTCCATCGCACGTGCCGTATGAATACCATAAAGGCAATCAGCAGGTATTTCCATTTCGCCCAACAAATCTTTTTCTTTTCGTAACACCATATTCTGTATTCTAAAAGTACAAGTCTCTTTGCTCTGAATTTTTAATTATCTCAAGCCGTTTTTTAATTTCTTCTTTAATTCTCTCGTCTTGGACCTTTGAAAGTTCCGCCTCAATAAGTTTCAGGCCGGCTTCTCTTGTCTCTTTGGATGCGTAATCGACAAGGTATTCCATCAGGGTAGATAACGCATTCGGCTGACAGAATCGTTTTATAAAGCCGGGAATAGCGAATTCCATAAAATGTTCGCCTGTGCGTCCAAGCCTGTAACAGGCCGTGCAAAAACTCGGCACAAACCCGTCGTCGATAAGTTCTTTCATTACGCTGTCAAGACTGCGAATATCGCCGAGCACAAACTGCTCACGTTCTTTCACCTGTTCGCTGCCGCAATCGGTATAGCCGCCGATTTCAATTCTGCTGCCTGCGTCGATTTGCGAAACGCCAAACCCCATCATTTCTCTTCGCAGAGCGGGATTTTCACGTGCGGTTAAAATCAAACCGGTATAGGGAACTGCAAGTCTTAAAATCGCGACAAGTTTTTTAAAATCTTCGTCTTTTACAATCCATTTTTTATCAACATTAACACCTGCCGCCGGCTGAATTCTCGGAAAGCTGATTGTATGCGGCCCGACGCCGTAACTTTTCTGCAAAAACAGCGCGTGGCTTACAAGCCCCAAAGCCTCAAACCGCCAGTCATATAATCCAAACAGCGCACCAACACCGACATCGTCGCAGCCGCCTTCAAACGCCCTGCTCAAACCGTCCAGTCGATACAGGTAATCGCCCTTTTCCGTACCTGCCGGATGATATTTCGCGTAAGTCGGATGATGATACGTTTCCATAAAAATCTGGTACGTACCAATCCCGGCAGCCTTCATCTTTTTATATCCCTCGATATCCAAAGGAGCAGCGTTGATATTAACTCTGCGGATTTCTCCTTTGCCCACCTTTGTGCTGTAAACTTTCCTAACACACTCGGCCATAAAATCCGCGTCATAATCCTGATGTTCGCCGAAAACAAGAATCAATCTTTTATGCCCGACGTTTTCCAGTGCTTCGACCTGTTTGACTATTTCTTCACTGTTCAACGTTCGTCGGATTTGCTCTTTATTGGAAGACCGAAAAGCACAATAACCACAGTTATTGATGCATTTATTACCTATGTAAAACGGAGCAAACAGAACAATTCTGTTGCCATAAACTTCACGTTTGAGTTTTCGTGCCGCTTCAAAGATTTCCTGCGTCATTTCACTATCTGCAGCCAGAAGCACCGCTGTATCTTCGACCGACAGTGCCTGCTTATTAAGACTTTTGGCGATTATATCTCTTACCGCCTGTTTATCAGATTTGGTTTGGTCAACCAGTTTCTGCAAATAATCGTCATCAATGAAATCTTTTACTGTTTTGCTGAACGTTTTTTCTTTTTTCATAATTTGGCCTCGCTTTTGGTTCTTTCCGCAAATTTGAGCGAGACGCCCTTTCCGTTTCCTGCGGTTCTGTTAATCTTTTCGATTCGTTGCCTTATAGTCATATCGAACTCGAAAAGCTGCCGGCAGGTTTTACCTTCATATAAATTATAATGCTGCCTGTATTTCATAGGTGTAATATTCGGCATAATAACATTACATCCGCACGCAAGTGCTTTTTCATATCCGCTTTCAGGATTCATTGTTGCCAGCGCCGTCGTCGCGGGAATATTCGTCTTCGGACACAAAATTCTCGCAATCGCATATACCTTATACGTCATTTCTTCACTTGCCGGCACCTGATTTTTGTCATCGAGTAAAAATTTATCAATGTCTGCGACAAGTTTAGTATCGTTATGCTTTATATAAGGCCCGACGCCGATCATATCGAGGTCAAGCTCCTGAAATTTCAACAAATCATTTGCCAGTGTCTCATAACTTTGTCCCGGCAGACCAATCATCACACCGCTTCCCGCTTCGTATCCGATATTTTTCAGTAATTTTAACGCTTCGAATCTTTCAGCCGCACCTTCTTTGCTGTCGGGGTGTAATTTTCGGTATAATTCATCGTCGCTGGTTTCGAATCGAAGTAAAAACCTGTCCGCGCCGGCATCTTTCCACATTTTATAAGTTTCAGCGTCCCACTGACCGACGCTCAATGTTACCGCAAGTCCTGTTGTATTTTTTATTTCACGAATCGTCTCGGCCAAAAGACCTGTGTCTAATTTTCTGTTTTCACCGCTCTGTAAAACAACCGTGCCATATCCCAGTTCTTTGGCCGTTTGTGCGCATTCGACAATCTCTTCTTTGCTCATTTGGTAGCGTTCGATTTTGCTGTTGGATGCGTTGATGCCGCAGTATGAGCATCTTCTGCTGCAAACATTGGAAAATTCGATTAAGCCGCGAAGGTGAATTTCATCGCCGACATTTTCCCTGCGAACTCTGTCGGCCTCGATAAAAAGTTTATCGAGTTCAGTTGGTTCCTTCTGCTTTAGCCGGGATATTATTTGCCTGTGTTCCACTTTCATCTTTTGGATTTTGTTGTAAATTTTTCGCAAGTTCCGCAGTAAAAACGCTGCCTTTGGAAAATTCGCTCTGCACGCTGATTTTCCCGTCATACATCTGCACTAATTTATTTACAGTCGAAAGTCCAAGTCCGCTTCCAATGATATTTCTTGTCTGTTCGTTTTTGATTCTTACAAAATCTTTGAATAATTTCTTTGTCTCTTCTTCTTTCATACCGATGCCGGTATCGCTGACTTTTATAATCACGAAATTTTCATTTTCACTTATATTGACATCTACTTTGCCGTTCTCTTTATTGTACTTGACGGCATTGGACACGAGATTGTTGAGAATTATGTCTATTTCGAGAACATCGCCGTTCATCGTAATATTGTCCGGCCCCTCGAAATTGATGGTTATATTATGTTCTTTCGCCGCTTGAGCCGACGTTTCAATCGCTTTTTTGGTATGCTCGCAGATATTTACCGTTGTAAATTCTCTTTTTCGCTGTTCGGATTCGATTCTGGTCAAATCGAGCAAATCGAATATCAGTTTTTTCATACCTTCGAGTCTTATCAGGCTTCGTTCTATCATAGACTCGTAAACTTCAAGGTCGTTGCCCAGAATTTTCTCGTTAACAATATTCAAATACCCCTGAATCGCCGCCAGCGGAGATTTTAATTCGTGCGCAAGAATCGAAATAAATTCAAAACGCACTTTTTTCTTTTCTTCCGCAAGTGCCATCGCCTGCCGTTTGTATAAAATTCTCACCGAAGCCTTGCGAATAAGATTTTTAAGCTCCGCAGGTGAAAACGGTTTGGCCAGAAAATCGTAAGCACCGTTTCGTGTCGCCTCTACTGCCGTCTCAAGCGATGCGTAAGCTGTCATCATAATGACAAGGATATCTGTTTTATTTTCAGCCAGCTTTACAAGAAGTTCAAGTCCGCTCATCCCCGGCAAATTAAGGTCGAGTATCGCCATATCCGGCTTCTGCGATTCGATTATTTCAAGTCCACGCTCTGCGCTTTCTGCGTCAATGACTGTAAAAGCAACTTCCGTTTTCATCTCCGGCAGATTAACGACGTAATCGTTTAAAACTCTCGCTACACCGGAACGCATTCCGGGTTCGTCATCAACTACAAGGACTTTGAATAATTCAGCCACAGCTAATTTCCTAAAAGCCTGTTAAGCTCCTTTTTAAGCTGCTCAAATCTTATGGGCTTTGCCAAGAAAGCATCCGCACGAATCCACGACTTTTCTTCTTTCGTACCGGCGTCGAACTGGAAGCCCGTTTCGTTCGTAACAGCCGTTACCATTATAACCGGAAGATTATTATATTGTTTCTTTATGTGATAGCAAAGCGCAAATCCTGCGTCTGTTTCTTCCATCATCAGGTCAACTATCGCCAAATCCGGCTTGTTTTTCTGGAGATATTCTTCCGCTTCGGCCCTGCTGAACGCCTTGTCGATTGAATAATCCGACTGTTTGAGCATAATTTCCAGTTGTTCGATAAAGTCTGTGTCATCATCAACGATTAAAATTTTCTTACTCATTTTTTTACTTCCAAATTTTAAATGTTAAATTATTACTGGTATCCGATAATATGTTTTCTCGGGAACGATACTGTAAATGTTGAACCGGTTGGCCCTTTGCTCAAATCGACGTTCGACTCGACCTGTATATCGCCCCTGTGCATTTTGATAATTCCGTAAGCTACCGCAAGTCCAAGACCTGTTCCTTCGCCGATTTGCTTTGTTGTGAAAAACGGGTCGAAAATTTTCGATACATTTTCTTTTGCAATTCCGGTGCCGTTATCAACGACTTTAACATTCATTCTTTTATCGTCGCCGCCGATTACTATTTTTATCAAACCGCTTTTATCCACCGCGGCAATAGCGTTAGAGACAAGATTGCTGAACACCTGGCTCATCTGGTCGCCGTCAACTTCGGCAATCGTATCTTTCGTTTGAGTTTCAACTTTTATTTCAACGCCTTTTCCGTTCGGAATGGCCTGTATCGCTTTGTCGACTATATCGCAGATATTCGTAGGCTGCAAAATCGCCTTGTTCTTTCTGGCGAAATTCAACAGACCGCCGACAATCTTCTTGCACCTGTCGGCCTGCTCGGCAATGAGCTTTAAATCATCCTTCAGTGCCGGGTCTTTTTCATACTTCTCAAGAAGCAGATTAGCGTACATCAGAACAACACCCAGCGGGTTATTAATCTCGTGCGCAACACCCGCCGCAAGCTGGCCCATACTCGCCAGTTTTTCAGATTGCATCAGCGCTTCCTGCGTACTTGCAAGCTGCGTATTGGACTGTGCCAAATCATCGACAGTCTTATGAAGCTGCTCAATGGAATAAGGCAGACACATTTCGCTCTCTGCCAAACCCTTCCAAATCGCAATCGCGTGCTGTCGGCACGTCGGATAACCACAGGCTCCGCAGTTAAGTTCATCAGCAGGAGTATTTTTGCCCATTCGTTTCAGAATCTGCTCGATTTCTTCTTCCTGCGTTATTTGTATTCGCTGGTCGTAAACCGCGAATTTACGTAAAAGGTCAAGGCCGTTAAATTGTTCAAGATATTTGTCCCATTTTTTCTGGTCAAACTTTTTCATTTTCCCCTGAACATATTTGCTGACAGACGCTTTTCTGCTGAACAATGGTTTGGTATTTGAAACGCCCGGCCCCATAATGCAGCCGTTGCAGGCCAGCGATTCGAGCAGTTGAACATTCAGTCCGGTTTCGTCGAATTCACGGAAAACTTCAACAAAACTGTTGCCGCTTTCGACAGTTCCAACGTTTCCCTTAATAAGGTCTTCCCTTATGTCTGCGGTTTGAAACAATCCGCCGCTTATTGGGAATATCGCACCGATACCGGCAAACGGCTCATCAAAGCTGCTGTCCTGTGAATTTTCAGGCGTGATGTTCTGTTCTGCGAGCATTTCACGCAGTTCGATGAATGTCAGCCCAGCCGCAACTTCGCTAACCATATTTACGCTTGCAATTTCGCCTTTTTTAGCAATGCACGGCCCAACAAAGACAATTTTCAAATCATCGCCATGCATTTTGCGAAGCACTTTGGCCGTAGCGACCATCGGCGAAACAATTGGCGCAAGATGTTCGACGAGATTGGGATGGTATCGTTCGACATAAGCGATTATAGCCGGACAGCTTGTCGCTATATAATTTGAATCCGGATTTTCCTCAAGTAATTTTCGATACTTGTGGGCAACCAAATCTGCGCCGAATCCGACTTCGTTTACATAGTTGAATCCGAGCTTGCGAATCATACCGACCAGCTTCTGCCAGTCGATACTGTCGAATTCCGCAGGAAAACTCGGCGCAAGAATCGCCGCTGTTTGGCATCCGGACTTTAATATATTATAGACCTTTGGTTTACTGTCGATAACCTGCTTTGCCTTCTGACTGCATACACGAACACAGTTTCCGCAGCCGATACACCTTTCGGAGATAACTTCAGCGCGTCCGTTGGCAATCCTGATTGCCTTGGCCGGACATTCGCGAACGCAAGTATAACAAATCCTGCATCGTTCGCCGAGCGTCGTTATCAAAGGTATATTACTGCTGTCTCGCATATTATTCCATATCCTATGTTCTGTGTTCTATTTAATTACCTGCCGTTTAGCATAATGCGTATGCAACAGGTGATGACTCTTTTCGCCCAGCGGTTTGCCGAGGAATTCGTCATACAGTCTTGCAACCGCTTTATTGCTATGCGAAGTCCTGATAGAATCATTGGCGTCGATACTGTAAAGCGCCTTCATTCTTGCCCGCACTGCCTTGAGGTCGCCGTTCAAAGGCTGACCGCCGCCGGCGATACATCCGCCCGGACAGGTCATAACTTCGATGAAGTGCAAATCGTTTCTGCCGGCTTTTATTTCTTCCAGCAGTTTCGATGCGTTGCCTAATCCGCTCACAACCGCAACGCCGACTTCAAGACCTTCGATATTCAGCTTGGCAGTCTTTACACCGTTAAGACCGCGAAGATCTTTAACTTCGAGTTCTGCCAGTTCTTTGCCGGTAATCATATAATATGCTGTTCTGATAGCAGCTTCCATAACGCCGCCGCTGACGCCGAACAGTTTGCCCGCCGAGCTTCTCATACCAAAAGGCGTATCCGCTGCATCCGGTCCGAGTTTCTTGATATCGATTCCAAAATAACGGATTAATTCCGCAAGCTCACGAGTCGTAAGAACCGCGTCAACATCCTGAATGCCGTTCTGGCCCATATCGGGTCTTTCGCATTCGAATTTCTTCGCTACGCATGGCATTATCGAAACGCTGTAAATTTTAGCGGGGTCAATATTTTCCTTTTGAGCAAAGAAGCTTTTGATAATTGCACCGAGCATCTGCTGCGGGCTTTTGCAGGTAGAAAGATTCGGAATAAATTCCGGATAGTTCTGTTCTACGTATTTAATCCAGCCCGGCGAACAGCTTGTCATCATCGGCAGTACTCCGCCGTTTTTAACTCTGTACACCAGTTCGGATGCTTCTTCCATAATCGTCAAATCCGCCGAGAAGCTCGTTTCGAAAACTCTCTTGAATCCGAACATTCTCAAAGCCGTTGTCATAATTCCGCAAACATCTGTACCTGCCGGTATGCCAAACTCTTCGGCCAAACTTACCGAAACAGCCGGTGCATGCTGAACAACGACATATTTATCCGGGTCTTTAAGAGCCGCGATAACATCATTAACGCTGCTGTTTTCACGCAGAGCGCCGGTCGGGCAGACCATAATGCACTGTCCGCATTTGATACAGCTTGAAACGTTCATTCCCTGCTCGAATGCCGTGCCGACTATTGCTTTGCTGCCGCGGTTGACGAAATCGATTGCCGATACGTTCTGAATTTCTTCGCAGACTCGAACGCACCTTCCGCAAAGCACGCATTTATTGGGGTCGCGGATAATCGACGGGCTTGAAGTGTCAATATTGTATGCGTTTCTTGCGCCTCTGTAAACACGTTCGCGAACGCCGAGTTGTGCCGCGAGGGTTTGCAGACCGCAGTTATTATTCCTGACGCAATAAAGACAATCATCCGGGTGATTCGCCAGCAGAAGCTCTACAATTGTTTTTCTGGCTTCCATAACTCTTGGCGAATGCGTCCAGATAATCATTCCGTCATTGACCGGAAAAGCACAGCTTGGAACAAGTCCGTTCATACCGGCTATTTCAACAACGCACAACCTGCACGCGCCTGTCGGAGTCAGGCCGTCGATATGACAAAGAGTTGGTATATCGATGCCTTCTCGCCGTAAAACTTCAAGCAGCATTTGGTCTTTATCAGCTTTTATTTTCTTACCATTTACTTCTATCGTTACCATATTTATCTCTTTAAAATTCTATCCCGAAGGGATTCCAAAATTTTTATTTTTGATTTACGATACTTCAACTGCCTTGAACGGACAAACCTCAACGCAATTGCCGCAGCCTATACACTTATCTTCGATAATGTAATGCGGAGCTTTCTTTGCGCCCTTAATTGCCCCAACCGGACACTTGGTCGCGCACAAAGTACAGCCTTTGCATTTCTTTTCGTTAATTTTGTAATTCAGCAGTTCCTTGCAAACGCCTGCCGGACACTTGCGGTCATAAATATGAGCTTCGTACTCTTCAGGAAACCATCGCAGCGTGCTCAACACAGGATTCGGAGCCGTCTGGCCTAATCCGCAAAGACTTGTATCCTTGATTACCTGTGCCAGTTTGCGAAGCGACATAACGCCTTTGAATCTTTGCAGCGTTTGCGAAGTCGTCTTGTTGTGATAGTTTGAGCAGATGCCGTTGAGAATCTCGAGCATTCTTCGCGTACCTTCTCTGCACGGAATACATTTGCCGCAGCTTTCTTTCTGAATGAAATCCATAAAGAACCTTGCAAGGTCAACCATACAGGTTCCTTCATCCATTACAACCATACCGCCAGAACCCATCATTGCTCCGACAGTTTTCAGTGATTCATAATCGATTTGGATATCCAGATGCTGCTGCGGAATACAGCCGCCCGAAGGCCCGCCGATTTGCACGCCCTTGAACTTCTTGTCTTTTTCAATACCGCCGCCGATATCAAACACAATTTGTCGTATCGTCGTACCCATCACAACTTCGATAAGGCCGGTGTTCTTAACTCTGCCGCTCAACGCGAAAACTTTCGTGCCTTTGCTGGTCTTTGTTCCGACCGACGCGAATTTTTCCCATCCGATATTGATAACATCCGGCAGATTCGCCAGCGTTTCAACGTTATTGATGATTGTCGGCTTATCGAACAGACCCCGAACGGCAGGATACGGCGGCCTTGGTTTTGGCATCCCGCGTCTGCCTTCGATACTGTTCATAAGAGCCGTTTCTTCGCCGCAGACAAATGCGCCCGCGCCTTTTTTAATCTTTATCTCAAGCTCAAATCCGCTGTTGAGAATATTTTTGCCGAGAATCCCGTACTTCTTGGCCTGTTCCATCGCCTGGATAACTCGTTTGATTGCCAGCGGATATTCCGCTCTGATATAAACGTAAGCCTTGCTCGCGCCGATACCGTAAGCTGCGATTGCCATACCTTCGATAAGTCTGTGCGGGTCGCCTTCGATTACCGCCCTGTCCATAAACGCGCCAGGGTCGCCTTCGTCGGCGTTGCAGATAAGATATTTCTGGTCTGCCGAGTTTGCGCGTGCGAATTTCCATTTCTTGCCGGTAACGAAACCGCCGCCGCCGCGTCCCCTTAATCCGCTTTTCTCGACTGTGTCGCAAACTTCGTCAGGCGTCATACCGTTAATCATTTTCGCCAACGCCTTATAACCGCCCGCAGCGACGTATTCTTCGATACTATCGGGGTTGATAATTCCGCAGTTGGCAAGCACTAATCTTTTTTGATGTTTGAAAAACGAATATTCGTTCATATTCAAAACTGAATCCCATTTTTCAAGTCCTTCTTCAGGATACTGATAAATCGGTTTTACTTCGCCGATTTTGCCTGCCAGCACATCGTCCAATATCCCCGCGACTTTATCTTCCGTAACTTTCGAGAAAGATACTCTGCACTTGCTGCCGGTCTTGACTTCCATAATTGGTTCAGCCGTGCACATACCGATACATCCGACCTCGACGAGTTCTGCGTTCAGTCCTTTATCACGGATATAATTGGTTATAGCTGTTACCGTTTTGCCTGCGCCTGCCCCCAGTCCGCAGGTTCCCGTTCCGACATAAATATATGTTTTACCGGCCTGTTTTGGTTTTACCGGAATTCCGAAATCACTTGCTTTGTCCATCTTGAACTGCCTTTTCACGATATGAATTAAGAATTTTTTTTACAGCTTCCGGCGTTACAGATGCGTGGAATTCGCCGTTGACTGCGACAACAGGCGCAAGTCCGCACGCTCCAATGCACGCCACGACCTCCAGACTGAACAACCCGTCTTTGGTTGTCTGTCCGGGTTCGATTTTGAGTTCATTTTTAACCGCTTCCAAAACCTTAAGCGAACCTTTTACGTGGCAGGCTGTCCCTCTGCACAACTGGATTTTGAATACGCCCGGTTTAACGAACCTGAATTGGTTATAAAATGTTGCTACGCCGTACACCTTTGCGCTTGGCAGTTTCAAATGTTCGCCTATCTGACAAATTGCGCCGCGGGAAAGGTATCCTTCAATATCCTGAACTTCCTGCAAAATCGCGATAAGACTTTCGCGCTTGGCATTCGGATATTTCTCTAAAACTGTTTTAATCTCTGACAAATTGAACCTCCGGATACGAATACTATTTGTACTTATGATAAATATTTACATTACTATGCTGGCGATTTCACAGGTATTATGTTCCTTGTGAAAAACGCCGCCTTTTCGAGATACATTGTTAAATCTACATTTTCCACAAACACACCCTGCCGCAGCTTCAGCGGAACAGGTGCGAAATTTACAATTCCTTTAATACCCGCTTCAAGAAGAATCTGCGCCACTGCCTGCGCCTGTTCTGCCGGAACGGATATAATACCAAGACTAATCCCTTCGCTTTGGATAATCTCATTAGCTCTGTCAATTGAATAGCACCGACAGCCGTGAATCACTTTATTCTGAAGTGCAGGGTCCTTATCAAATGCCGCCTTTATAACGACATTATTGTGACGTGCGTGAAAAAACGCCAATACCGCCCTGCCCAGATTTCCAACCCCCACAATGCAGAAATTATCCGCTTCGCCGCCGGTCAGAAAGTCTTCAATATGCCCCATTAACTCTTTGAGGTCATAACCGGCATTAGCCCGCCCATTGGTGCCTATAAACATAAAATCATGTCTAATCTGCGAGCTTTTAACACCGGCCAATTTCGCTATTTCGTGCGAAAACGCCTGTTTTTTGCCGCTATTTAGCAAATTACCGACTATGCGTCGGTATAAGCTTATACGTTCTATTGTTTTTTTAGGTGCCATATTCGTTTAATTTTTGACAGCGTTAATCTTTTAACAAGTTACAACACATTTACCAAAAAGTCAAGTTTTTTTTTATTAATTTTTATATCAATTTCCTGCTGAAATATTGCATGCGCGTTGACTCATAGTTTTTGTTACTGAAATTTCGTCGTTGCCTCATTAAAATGTTACCAAAAACCAGGAGGTATACGAGGGGCAATAAAATTAGTACACATGCAAAAGAAGAGTTGATTCAGGTCTTGAAAGTTCAGTATCAAAAATCGGTAAAAATGGAAAAAGTCAGGTACTCAATCAGTTCACAGCTTTTCTTTTAACTACGAGTTGCACATATTAAAAACGCCCGATAATAATGTGCGAAGAATATTGTACGTTATCAACCAGCATTAGACTGTCTTTTGACTGCTCATATAAAAAAACTGGACGTTTTCTGGACGCTGGGAGATGTTTTTATGATATATATTGAGATTTAAGAAATGAGATTAAAGACAATAAGCGATTATTTATAAATGACTTATATTATTGGGCCTGCAAGGATTCGAACCTTGGACCAATGGATTATGAGTCCACTGCTCTACCGCTGAGCTACAAGCCCTAAAGAGTTGTGCGAGTTTACAATCTGACGGACATTTTTGCAAGACTAAAGATTATAAA includes the following:
- a CDS encoding 4Fe-4S dicluster domain-containing protein; protein product: MRDSSNIPLITTLGERCRICYTCVRECPAKAIRIANGRAEVISERCIGCGNCVRVCSQKAKQVIDSKPKVYNILKSGCQTAAILAPSFPAEFDSIDWQKLVGMIRKLGFNYVNEVGFGADLVAHKYRKLLEENPDSNYIATSCPAIIAYVERYHPNLVEHLAPIVSPMVATAKVLRKMHGDDLKIVFVGPCIAKKGEIASVNMVSEVAAGLTFIELREMLAEQNITPENSQDSSFDEPFAGIGAIFPISGGLFQTADIREDLIKGNVGTVESGNSFVEVFREFDETGLNVQLLESLACNGCIMGPGVSNTKPLFSRKASVSKYVQGKMKKFDQKKWDKYLEQFNGLDLLRKFAVYDQRIQITQEEEIEQILKRMGKNTPADELNCGACGYPTCRQHAIAIWKGLAESEMCLPYSIEQLHKTVDDLAQSNTQLASTQEALMQSEKLASMGQLAAGVAHEINNPLGVVLMYANLLLEKYEKDPALKDDLKLIAEQADRCKKIVGGLLNFARKNKAILQPTNICDIVDKAIQAIPNGKGVEIKVETQTKDTIAEVDGDQMSQVFSNLVSNAIAAVDKSGLIKIVIGGDDKRMNVKVVDNGTGIAKENVSKIFDPFFTTKQIGEGTGLGLAVAYGIIKMHRGDIQVESNVDLSKGPTGSTFTVSFPRKHIIGYQ
- the nuoE gene encoding NADH-quinone oxidoreductase subunit NuoE yields the protein MSEIKTVLEKYPNAKRESLIAILQEVQDIEGYLSRGAICQIGEHLKLPSAKVYGVATFYNQFRFVKPGVFKIQLCRGTACHVKGSLKVLEAVKNELKIEPGQTTKDGLFSLEVVACIGACGLAPVVAVNGEFHASVTPEAVKKILNSYREKAVQDGQSK
- a CDS encoding [FeFe] hydrogenase, group A; this translates as MVTIEVNGKKIKADKDQMLLEVLRREGIDIPTLCHIDGLTPTGACRLCVVEIAGMNGLVPSCAFPVNDGMIIWTHSPRVMEARKTIVELLLANHPDDCLYCVRNNNCGLQTLAAQLGVRERVYRGARNAYNIDTSSPSIIRDPNKCVLCGRCVRVCEEIQNVSAIDFVNRGSKAIVGTAFEQGMNVSSCIKCGQCIMVCPTGALRENSSVNDVIAALKDPDKYVVVQHAPAVSVSLAEEFGIPAGTDVCGIMTTALRMFGFKRVFETSFSADLTIMEEASELVYRVKNGGVLPMMTSCSPGWIKYVEQNYPEFIPNLSTCKSPQQMLGAIIKSFFAQKENIDPAKIYSVSIMPCVAKKFECERPDMGQNGIQDVDAVLTTRELAELIRYFGIDIKKLGPDAADTPFGMRSSAGKLFGVSGGVMEAAIRTAYYMITGKELAELEVKDLRGLNGVKTAKLNIEGLEVGVAVVSGLGNASKLLEEIKAGRNDLHFIEVMTCPGGCIAGGGQPLNGDLKAVRARMKALYSIDANDSIRTSHSNKAVARLYDEFLGKPLGEKSHHLLHTHYAKRQVIK
- a CDS encoding NADH-quinone oxidoreductase subunit NuoF, whose protein sequence is MDKASDFGIPVKPKQAGKTYIYVGTGTCGLGAGAGKTVTAITNYIRDKGLNAELVEVGCIGMCTAEPIMEVKTGSKCRVSFSKVTEDKVAGILDDVLAGKIGEVKPIYQYPEEGLEKWDSVLNMNEYSFFKHQKRLVLANCGIINPDSIEEYVAAGGYKALAKMINGMTPDEVCDTVEKSGLRGRGGGGFVTGKKWKFARANSADQKYLICNADEGDPGAFMDRAVIEGDPHRLIEGMAIAAYGIGASKAYVYIRAEYPLAIKRVIQAMEQAKKYGILGKNILNSGFELEIKIKKGAGAFVCGEETALMNSIEGRRGMPKPRPPYPAVRGLFDKPTIINNVETLANLPDVINIGWEKFASVGTKTSKGTKVFALSGRVKNTGLIEVVMGTTIRQIVFDIGGGIEKDKKFKGVQIGGPSGGCIPQQHLDIQIDYESLKTVGAMMGSGGMVVMDEGTCMVDLARFFMDFIQKESCGKCIPCREGTRRMLEILNGICSNYHNKTTSQTLQRFKGVMSLRKLAQVIKDTSLCGLGQTAPNPVLSTLRWFPEEYEAHIYDRKCPAGVCKELLNYKINEKKCKGCTLCATKCPVGAIKGAKKAPHYIIEDKCIGCGNCVEVCPFKAVEVS
- a CDS encoding redox-sensing transcriptional repressor Rex — its product is MAPKKTIERISLYRRIVGNLLNSGKKQAFSHEIAKLAGVKSSQIRHDFMFIGTNGRANAGYDLKELMGHIEDFLTGGEADNFCIVGVGNLGRAVLAFFHARHNNVVIKAAFDKDPALQNKVIHGCRCYSIDRANEIIQSEGISLGIISVPAEQAQAVAQILLEAGIKGIVNFAPVPLKLRQGVFVENVDLTMYLEKAAFFTRNIIPVKSPA